The following proteins come from a genomic window of Acinetobacter sp. SAAs474:
- the catA gene encoding catechol 1,2-dioxygenase — protein MNRHEIDALVKKMNVDSATGPVDMRIQTIVVRLVGDLFQAIEDLDISQTELWKGLEYLTDAGQANELGLLAAGLGLEHYLDLRADEADAKAGITGGTPRTIEGPLYVAGAPESIGFARMDDGSEEDKIPTLIIEGTVTNTEGDLIEGAKVEIWHANSLGNYSFFDKSQSDFNLRRSILSDAQGQYVALTTMPVGYGCPPEGTTQLLLDKLGRHGNRPSHVHYFITAPGYRKLTTQFNIEGDQYLWDDFAFATREGLVATAVDITDEAEITRRGLTAPFKYIQFNVELVKDQAGVPTTVVDRRRASA, from the coding sequence ATGAACCGTCACGAAATTGATGCTTTAGTTAAGAAAATGAATGTTGATAGCGCAACTGGTCCAGTAGATATGCGTATTCAAACCATCGTTGTTCGTCTTGTTGGCGACTTATTTCAAGCAATCGAAGACTTGGATATTTCCCAAACGGAACTGTGGAAAGGTCTTGAATATCTAACTGATGCTGGCCAAGCCAATGAACTTGGCTTACTTGCTGCTGGCCTCGGTCTTGAACACTATCTCGATTTACGTGCTGATGAAGCTGATGCAAAAGCAGGCATTACCGGTGGTACACCACGTACCATTGAAGGCCCACTCTATGTTGCTGGAGCACCTGAGTCTATTGGTTTTGCCCGTATGGATGATGGTAGCGAAGAAGATAAAATCCCAACTTTAATTATTGAAGGTACAGTGACAAATACTGAAGGTGATTTAATTGAGGGGGCCAAAGTTGAAATTTGGCATGCCAATAGTCTGGGTAACTATTCATTTTTTGATAAATCACAATCTGATTTTAATCTACGTCGCTCTATCCTCAGTGATGCACAAGGCCAATATGTTGCATTAACCACGATGCCTGTCGGTTATGGCTGCCCACCAGAAGGCACAACACAATTATTACTTGATAAATTGGGTCGTCATGGTAATCGTCCATCACACGTTCACTATTTTATTACTGCACCGGGTTACCGTAAGCTTACAACACAATTTAATATCGAAGGTGATCAATACCTTTGGGATGACTTTGCTTTTGCAACACGTGAAGGTTTAGTGGCAACAGCTGTGGATATCACCGATGAGGCAGAAATTACACGTCGTGGTTTAACAGCACCATTCAAATACATTCAATTCAATGTTGAATTGGTTAAAGATCAAGCTGGTGTACCTACGACTGTCGTCGACCGTCGTCGTGCAAGCGCTTAA
- a CDS encoding LysR family transcriptional regulator has product MELRHLRYFVAVVEEQSFTKAAEKLFIAQPPLSRQIQNLEAELGITLFERGSRPLKTTQAGYFFYQHALKLLASAEEMKSMTKRIGMVERTITMGFVGSLLYGLLSKIIFLYRQQQPHLKIELVEMTTLQQVKALKEGKIDVGFGRLKISDPALKRILLREERLMMAVHSVHPLAQHKEGVYLSDIVDEQIFMYPNNVTPSFATHVQHLFSEHNLEPQNLHLVREIQLALGLVAAGEGICIVPASTQSIQLAHLNYIPILDETATSSIFMTIRNLDKSADLQSLVECIYQVYDLEAFPYKRNFI; this is encoded by the coding sequence ATGGAGCTTAGACATTTACGTTATTTTGTTGCTGTGGTTGAGGAACAAAGTTTTACTAAGGCAGCAGAAAAATTATTTATTGCTCAGCCACCATTGAGTCGGCAGATTCAAAATCTTGAAGCAGAATTGGGTATTACTTTATTTGAGCGTGGTAGTCGCCCTTTAAAGACCACACAGGCTGGCTATTTTTTTTATCAGCATGCACTGAAATTATTGGCCAGTGCAGAAGAAATGAAATCCATGACCAAACGAATAGGTATGGTGGAACGGACAATCACGATGGGATTTGTCGGATCACTGTTGTATGGCTTACTGTCTAAAATTATTTTTCTTTATCGTCAGCAGCAACCTCATTTAAAGATCGAATTGGTGGAAATGACGACATTACAACAAGTTAAAGCATTAAAAGAGGGTAAAATAGATGTTGGATTTGGTCGTTTGAAAATTTCAGATCCTGCTTTAAAACGTATTTTATTACGTGAAGAGCGTTTAATGATGGCAGTACATTCAGTACATCCATTAGCACAGCATAAAGAAGGTGTATATCTGTCAGATATTGTAGATGAGCAGATTTTTATGTATCCCAATAATGTGACACCAAGTTTTGCTACCCATGTGCAGCACTTATTTTCTGAGCATAATTTAGAACCGCAAAACTTACATTTAGTTCGAGAAATTCAGCTGGCCTTGGGTTTGGTGGCAGCTGGAGAGGGGATTTGTATTGTGCCTGCTAGTACACAAAGCATTCAACTTGCACATCTTAATTATATTCCTATTTTGGATGAAACTGCGACCAGTTCTATTTTTATGACCATACGTAACCTAGATAAAAGCGCAGATCTTCAATCATTAGTTGAGTGCATTTATCAGGTTTATGATTTAGAAGCATTTCCATATAAGCGAAATTTTATTTAG
- a CDS encoding MFS transporter, translated as MEANRLNINTVIDDAKFTPFHWNILFWCLLIIIFDGYDLVIYGVALPLLMQEWSLTAVQAGLLASTALFGMMFGAMCFGTLSDKIGRKKTIMICVAIFSGFTFLGAFASTPTEFGLLRFLAGLGIGGVMPNVVALMTEYSPKRMRSTLVALMFSGYAIGGMTSALLGAWLVPQFGWKIMFYIACIPFVALPIIWKYLPESLLYLTNKGNKSQVEHIVAKIAPEQKVTAQTQFIVHEVMQGDEAPLKALFQQGRLMSTLMFWIAFFMCLLMVYALGSWLPKLMIQAGYSLGASMIFLFALNIGGMIGAIGGGILADRFNIKKVLGIMFVCGALALILLGFNSPQMVLYTLIAIAGAATIGSQILLYTFVAQYYPSTVRSTGMGWASGIGRIGAIVGPVLTGALLGFELPHQMNFLVIAVPGIIAAIAVFSVNQKTSVENTMQARLMHKAATSK; from the coding sequence ATGGAAGCCAACAGATTAAATATTAATACTGTGATTGATGATGCTAAATTTACGCCATTTCATTGGAATATTTTATTTTGGTGTTTATTGATTATTATTTTTGATGGTTATGACTTGGTCATTTATGGTGTGGCATTACCTTTATTAATGCAAGAATGGTCGCTGACTGCTGTACAAGCAGGATTACTGGCCAGTACTGCACTTTTTGGTATGATGTTTGGTGCCATGTGTTTTGGTACTTTATCCGATAAAATTGGCCGTAAAAAAACCATTATGATTTGTGTGGCAATTTTTAGTGGCTTTACCTTCTTGGGTGCTTTTGCATCTACACCGACTGAATTTGGTCTGTTAAGATTTCTAGCAGGTTTAGGTATTGGTGGTGTCATGCCGAATGTTGTAGCATTAATGACCGAATATTCACCGAAACGTATGCGTAGTACCTTAGTGGCTTTAATGTTCAGTGGTTATGCAATTGGTGGTATGACATCTGCCTTATTAGGTGCTTGGTTGGTGCCTCAATTTGGTTGGAAAATCATGTTTTATATAGCGTGTATTCCTTTTGTTGCATTGCCTATTATTTGGAAATATTTACCAGAATCATTGCTTTATTTAACCAATAAAGGAAACAAATCACAGGTAGAACACATTGTTGCAAAAATTGCACCTGAGCAAAAAGTCACGGCACAAACCCAATTTATCGTACATGAAGTCATGCAGGGAGATGAAGCACCTTTAAAAGCATTATTTCAGCAAGGGCGTTTAATGAGTACCTTGATGTTTTGGATTGCTTTCTTTATGTGTTTATTGATGGTTTATGCATTAGGAAGTTGGTTACCTAAACTGATGATTCAGGCAGGCTATTCACTCGGTGCAAGTATGATCTTTTTATTTGCTTTGAATATTGGCGGTATGATTGGCGCAATTGGTGGTGGAATATTGGCTGATCGCTTTAATATTAAAAAGGTATTAGGGATTATGTTTGTCTGTGGTGCATTGGCTTTGATTTTACTTGGCTTTAATAGTCCACAAATGGTGTTGTATACATTAATTGCTATAGCTGGCGCAGCCACGATAGGTTCTCAAATTTTACTGTATACTTTTGTTGCGCAATATTATCCATCTACTGTACGTTCTACAGGCATGGGGTGGGCATCTGGAATTGGTCGCATAGGTGCAATTGTGGGTCCTGTATTAACAGGTGCTTTGTTGGGTTTTGAATTGCCACATCAAATGAATTTTCTCGTAATTGCTGTGCCAGGAATTATTGCAGCAATCGCCGTATTTTCAGTGAATCAAAAAACTTCAGTTGAAAATACCATGCAAGCAAGATTGATGCATAAAGCTGCCACCTCCAAATGA
- a CDS encoding DcaP family trimeric outer membrane transporter yields the protein MNTHTRNLKPLAYAILSLVSLPTWAAANPEIEQLQREVNELKQLIQQMNVQQQQQAISLTQLPAPVQSTATIEKLKTTLPMTKSGVDVQLYGNVRLDALYQIEGGNASRLYNQINTVPLKGDPSSPDQFKSSLAATRLGLDFNTKTTKGDIAGKIEVDFLGANDTLRLRHAYLTYQNWLIGQTWSNFAVPDYMPESIDALGYVGGAIKRNPQIRYSQKFNPATNIVWALEDPKDDNSKSRFPALSARFNHQFNDDLKMSARAMVNEKKTAEDHETAWGVGLGMKYDLFENTSIKADYYHVKGDSSFIPWTNKGFLVNAQDEIIATNKFDSITVGITQKIKPNLRTTIGYGYMRSPDNQQYIDALADPTTANKSLWQVWANIFYNPVKPISYGVEYVYGERTAFKDNTHGHDKGVDNRFNFVVMYDF from the coding sequence ATGAATACTCATACACGTAATTTAAAACCTTTAGCCTATGCGATATTATCGTTGGTTAGTTTACCAACATGGGCTGCAGCAAATCCAGAAATTGAACAGTTACAACGAGAGGTCAATGAACTTAAACAGCTCATTCAGCAAATGAATGTGCAACAGCAACAACAAGCGATAAGCTTGACTCAATTACCAGCACCAGTACAAAGTACAGCCACGATCGAAAAGCTTAAAACCACTTTACCGATGACGAAAAGTGGCGTTGATGTACAGCTTTATGGCAATGTACGTCTAGATGCGCTGTATCAGATTGAAGGTGGTAATGCATCAAGACTATATAATCAAATTAATACAGTCCCTTTAAAGGGTGATCCTTCTAGTCCAGATCAATTTAAATCTTCATTGGCTGCAACTCGATTGGGCCTAGATTTTAATACTAAAACCACTAAAGGTGATATTGCTGGTAAGATCGAAGTCGATTTCCTAGGCGCGAATGACACGCTACGTTTACGTCATGCTTATCTAACATATCAAAATTGGTTAATTGGTCAGACCTGGTCTAACTTTGCCGTACCTGATTATATGCCAGAATCTATTGATGCATTGGGATATGTAGGGGGAGCAATTAAACGTAATCCACAAATACGTTATAGCCAGAAATTTAATCCAGCGACCAATATTGTGTGGGCTTTAGAAGATCCAAAAGACGATAACTCAAAATCACGTTTTCCAGCATTAAGCGCAAGATTTAATCATCAATTTAATGATGATCTAAAAATGAGTGCACGTGCCATGGTGAATGAAAAGAAAACTGCTGAGGATCATGAGACAGCTTGGGGTGTTGGTTTGGGGATGAAATATGATCTATTTGAAAACACCAGTATTAAAGCAGATTACTATCATGTAAAAGGGGACAGCAGTTTTATTCCATGGACCAATAAAGGATTTTTGGTAAATGCTCAAGATGAAATTATTGCAACCAATAAATTTGATTCTATTACGGTCGGAATTACACAAAAAATTAAGCCTAACTTACGAACTACCATAGGTTATGGTTATATGCGTTCACCGGATAATCAGCAATATATTGATGCTTTAGCAGATCCGACTACTGCCAATAAAAGCCTATGGCAAGTCTGGGCCAATATTTTTTATAATCCGGTTAAACCGATTAGCTATGGTGTAGAGTATGTTTATGGTGAACGTACTGCTTTTAAAGACAATACACATGGTCATGATAAAGGGGTAGATAATCGCTTTAATTTTGTCGTGATGTATGATTTCTAA